Proteins from a single region of Runella sp. SP2:
- a CDS encoding OsmC family protein: MKVELVRVDDGFHFEATGSSDIKVHTDASPAIGGQNAGVRPMELLLMGVGSCSAIDVVLILKKQRQEVTDFRITVEGDRVKEETTERSPFRSVTIHYFFKGNNLDRAKIERAVKLSMEKYCSATAQFEPLAQIGHTITIEE, from the coding sequence ATGAAAGTAGAATTAGTTCGCGTTGACGATGGGTTTCACTTTGAAGCCACAGGTTCGTCAGATATAAAAGTACATACCGATGCGTCGCCAGCCATTGGTGGCCAAAACGCGGGAGTTCGTCCCATGGAGTTGTTACTAATGGGAGTTGGAAGTTGCAGTGCGATTGACGTTGTGCTTATTCTCAAAAAACAACGACAAGAAGTTACCGACTTCAGAATCACCGTAGAGGGTGACCGCGTTAAAGAAGAAACTACCGAGCGCTCACCTTTTCGCTCGGTCACTATTCATTATTTTTTCAAGGGAAATAACCTAGACCGCGCCAAAATCGAACGGGCGGTGAAGTTATCGATGGAAAAATACTGCTCAGCCACGGCGCAATTTGAGCCTTTGGCACAAATCGGACACACAATTACGATTGAGGAGTAA
- a CDS encoding peptidylprolyl isomerase, translating into MLKAEMITDKGTMTIEFYEQDAPNTVANFVNLAKSGFYDGLKFHRVIPDFVIQGGCPQGTGRGGPGYHIKCELTGGNQYHDRGVLSMAHAGRNTGGSQFFICHSRRNTAHLDRNHTCFGKVIEGLEVIDAIRQGDVITKINIIESEA; encoded by the coding sequence ATGCTTAAAGCAGAAATGATTACCGACAAGGGGACGATGACGATTGAATTTTATGAGCAAGACGCCCCAAATACCGTTGCCAATTTTGTCAACCTTGCTAAAAGTGGTTTTTACGACGGACTAAAATTCCACCGTGTCATCCCTGATTTTGTGATTCAAGGCGGATGCCCTCAAGGAACGGGACGCGGCGGCCCAGGCTATCATATCAAATGCGAACTTACGGGAGGAAACCAGTATCACGACCGTGGCGTACTTTCGATGGCCCACGCAGGCCGCAACACGGGTGGTTCTCAGTTTTTTATCTGCCACAGCCGTCGCAACACCGCACACCTCGACCGTAACCATACTTGTTTTGGCAAAGTAATTGAAGGCTTAGAAGTAATTGATGCCATTCGTCAGGGTGATGTCATTACCAAAATCAACATTATCGAAAGCGAAGCATAG
- a CDS encoding OmpW family outer membrane protein, whose protein sequence is MKIRKVKTISAIVLCFMGVFLANIVEAQQVIDKPQLFKRESPYLRYTSYRVSLTGGLGVATGSLGDFMAANTFRNYSLAVDFVFPKNNMSVGFAIGSQYFMNRLPRQVYEYDNGAISAVQTRTVTAYPITLTGSYHVGDVNARVRPYVQAGLGAAFAEVANYYGMLSTGDNGFKFVAQGGAGVRVLLSKTGNVGLELGATYQHIPFKIESEGLTAASSINARVGLFYRWW, encoded by the coding sequence ATGAAAATTAGAAAAGTAAAAACAATAAGCGCCATTGTGCTCTGCTTTATGGGGGTATTTTTGGCAAATATAGTTGAGGCACAACAAGTTATTGACAAACCTCAGTTGTTCAAGAGAGAGTCGCCTTATCTGAGATATACCTCTTATCGTGTTTCTTTGACGGGAGGTTTGGGGGTTGCTACAGGTTCGTTAGGTGATTTTATGGCGGCCAATACGTTTCGTAACTATTCACTGGCCGTTGATTTTGTTTTCCCAAAAAACAATATGTCGGTGGGGTTTGCGATTGGTTCACAGTATTTTATGAACCGCTTGCCTCGTCAGGTGTATGAATATGATAATGGCGCTATTTCGGCCGTGCAAACGCGTACAGTCACGGCTTATCCGATTACGTTGACGGGTAGCTATCACGTTGGGGATGTCAATGCGCGCGTTCGGCCGTATGTACAGGCAGGATTGGGGGCTGCGTTTGCGGAAGTAGCCAATTACTACGGAATGTTATCAACGGGCGACAATGGTTTTAAGTTTGTCGCACAGGGGGGCGCTGGAGTGCGTGTTTTGCTGAGTAAAACAGGGAATGTGGGGCTTGAACTTGGGGCAACCTATCAGCACATCCCTTTTAAAATAGAAAGCGAAGGACTAACTGCTGCCTCGTCCATCAATGCACGAGTGGGTTTGTTTTACCGCTGGTGGTAG